ATAGTAACCGTGTCTAAAACCCTCAACactacaacctaacctaacttaatcagCAAATAAAATAGTAACCGTGTCTAGAACCCTCAACACtgcaacctaacttaacctaatcaGCAAACAAAATAGTAACCGTGTCTAAAACCCTCAACactacaacctaacctaacctaatcagcAAATAAAATAGTAACCGTGTCTAAAACCCTCAACACTGcaatctaacctaactgaaccaacaaataaaattgtaactctGTCTAAAACCCTCAACactgcaacctaacctaacctaatcagcAAACAAAATAGTAACCGTGTCTAAAACCCTCAACactacaacctaacctaaccgaaccagcaaataaaattgcaactgTATCTAAAATCCTCAACactgcaacctaacctaactgaaccAGCAAATAAAATAGTAACCGCGTCCTAAACCCTCAACAACCTAACATTTCCATCGAATATTATTTTCCTATTCTAtctacattatttaaataatgagTCAAATAAACAGCAATCGATATTCGCAGAAACAGACAAGAAGACTAATTACATTAATCAGTGAACAAATCTGTTTAAGCTAGTAATAAAGTTTCGTTATAAATCAATGACGTTACATAATTTATCCTTCGCGTGTTTCGCCTTATCCGCGTTACCCTGGCagatagcaatagcaataattCCGGCGATGCGTTTGTAGAACACACTACAACGTGACATTTATAGCTTTCAAAGATGCAGAGCGTCCTCCTACagatttattaaacatatttctGTGAGCGGCTGCTCGAAATGCACGCGTCACCGGTCGTCTTTTGTTTAATATGTAAGTcacatatatttcttttttatttatacgtTCATCGAACGTTCATTGTCAAATTACGGTAGATTTATGTTCATTGAAGTATCAAGATTTATTTTCGAATTACGTGGATTTATGCTTGTTGGATTACGGAGATTTATGTTTATCTTTTGAATGCAATTATGGTAATTCTTTATATGGAATTATGCTAATCTTTTACATGGATTTTTGTTAGTTCTTTATACacagtttaatttttttttagacagtatttatttttatttttatgtagacagaagtaaatttttttaaacagaatttatttgtatttttatttagacagaagtaaatatttttaaacagaatttatttgtatttttatttagacagaagtaaatttttttaggcagaatttatttctatttttatttacatttatttatatttatttttagttagacaaaattttttttaggcAGAATTATGTTAGCTTCTTACACAAACTTATGTTAATCTctcaaaaaaatttacaataatttttcacaCAGATTCATGATAATCTTTCATACAGATTCACACTTATCTTTCACATAGATTTAATCATCGTAAGAAACGTACAAGATGCAAATTGTAAAGTGGAGACAAAAATCATCGGTGGAGTGCCTGTGGACATAAAAAGTCGTCCATTTAtggtacaattttaataaatcactAAATACATCCTACATTTTATACAACATATGTcctaattattaatttcagcTATCCCTTCACAATTTTGAAGGATTCATATGTGGTGCCAGTATTCTATCAAGCAACTGGGGTATCACTGCTCTCCACTGTTTGTAAGCTACAtttttcaacaaaataatttagatgtcatcgtaataattatttaactatttcCACAAGAATCGCTTGTCCTAAATATTTGTGATTATACAGAGTTTCAGGGAGGACGTCGAATTATTTTGTACGAGCAGGCTCGAACAACCCTTACGTGGGAGGCTCCTTGCATAggttaagaaaaatatatacgTACAATGATACAAGACTTCCATATTTGTTGTCAGGCATGTTGTATCATGATGTAGCTCTTTTTCAAGTAAAACCtcgatttcaattttcaagtactGTTAAAGCAATTCGTCTTCCTGGGGAATTTAGTACGCCACCTAGAAAATTGCATGTTTGTGGCTGGGGTTATACCTCCTTTCACGATAATGTAAGTTCTTTTTTAAATCTCTTCTGAATTTCTACAGTGTTACTTTACCAATTTTTCATTTGGTTCAAAAGTTTTATTGTCAATTTTAGTTTGAAACtacgaaaatttgcaaaattaacttGAGTGAAATATTAAGGAaatttaataagtatattttattgcaaagtTTTATTGCAATGTtgtttttaagaaatattgtttttaatcttgaaataaGTTAGACAAAATTTTTTCtggttattacaaatattattattagaattttatttttgtgaaatattgTTTTTAGTGTAACAATAAATTAGAACAATTTTTTCTAGCTGTTGCAAatgttattattacaattttatttttaagaaatattttcttctgtctaaaaataaattagaacaATTTTTTCCAGCCAAAAGTCAGCAACGTCCTAATGGGCGTCTACGTGCGTCACACCCCCCACGAAATTTGCATCAATGAGACTccagaatataaaatactagTTAAAAAAGAATACCATCTTTGTTACGGAACATTAGGAAAAGATTCTTGCTATGGCGATTCAGGAGGACCATTGGCAAGTAAGAACACCATTTATGGTGTTGTGTCTTTTGGCCATAACTGTGCTGTAGTGTCAGGAGTGTACGAGAACGTTTCCTATTATCGACGATGGATCAAACAGatcacaaatttgtaatttcgaaTAAATCAATTAATCAATACACTTCAAACCACTTTTAAAAAAATCATCCAACaactataataaaattatacttttcaattttttttattaactaaCCATGTTAAGATTAAATCCTTCCTTGACAATTtacacaatttattaattaactcttttttgaaaattgtataaatcattttattGAACATAATCAAATCAGAAATCTAATTCAAATTCAATCAGTAGTTCGTTCATATGAATGTTAGAAGTACAAatgtcagaaattaaaaaataaatgtcagaaactaaaaaataaatgtcagaaatttgtacaaaatcaaATTCGATCAAAATGTCCTTTGAAGATCAATATTTGATTAATCCTCCTTCTCGAATCAATGATTCCTCTAATCAAACACTAAAACACAAAATGA
Above is a genomic segment from Megachile rotundata isolate GNS110a chromosome 15, iyMegRotu1, whole genome shotgun sequence containing:
- the LOC100881822 gene encoding trypsin delta, with amino-acid sequence MHASPVVFCLIYLIIVRNVQDANCKVETKIIGGVPVDIKSRPFMLSLHNFEGFICGASILSSNWGITALHCLVSGRTSNYFVRAGSNNPYVGGSLHRLRKIYTYNDTRLPYLLSGMLYHDVALFQVKPRFQFSSTVKAIRLPGEFSTPPRKLHVCGWGYTSFHDNPKVSNVLMGVYVRHTPHEICINETPEYKILVKKEYHLCYGTLGKDSCYGDSGGPLASKNTIYGVVSFGHNCAVVSGVYENVSYYRRWIKQITNL